One Melitaea cinxia chromosome 17, ilMelCinx1.1, whole genome shotgun sequence genomic region harbors:
- the LOC123661868 gene encoding uncharacterized protein LOC123661868, with the protein MDHFEGSASKKNLGRQDNESDTVKCCKGTSKQRGQGDCEENVFTSMSHETDFNRCPLNGPRARHLNSSIKNEFGQPSNPLSEDNNDQNRSNSSQTSKSTITITSNSNDSGSSSKPDKKSCDNGLESIKDKQTCSKHKVCLESSGPSHSYNINAASTSGASSSKTFENLPDNSFRENRKRPSSLKLNRSNFEGDDSSSDTGNDDYSLGSEDGCIYTYRGGEHLADLPSSFFSLDMGLPLDKHLPMLPNYPVAQQAGPNPREQNSRASSPDMDFLEMDFDPGPSCEVDTGDESTPDTDLECSNIPEENEPVIRGTSPEYLPGPVQRHPVEVPSSSAQVVEPHYYNVPSTSRGLEVVQDVSENASTAQTYGPYITHVNVRGEQFLVRRTMAHWPTSQTTSLHVSSGDLISPREILNYEEEHAEAPFAYQINQGERPTLDSSNLSSALYHLSMAKKLMIEKTKTDIENHDPLMDKPGTSSADCVGSVGCIEPPRCMVWSEREACERQVTQIGTSACGATAVVNVFIALGVPVNVERINSSVGTRLRANNAPLPRYLLSRAVAGCTAADLVTGIQRASDGLVTARFFPTYPERAVSLSHWLADWISLGAVPILTLNLQMGCEGEIPDAWHHQMVFGVSSHGVYLTNPVECVRETALWPRLTSPSVLLVRTRDVLARFTANTDLTPLMVVPDRRFHTFNVLGQVVNAIREWRATGWSEHGTRTRHVRLPAAYRAGVTVAALTGSEAHRRLVHAPPLPALRPAPPGADEP; encoded by the exons ATGGATCATTTTGAAGGATCTGCCTCGAAAAAAAATCTAGGGAGACAAGACAACGAAAGTGATACAGTTAAGTGTTGCAAGGGCACATCAAAACAACGAGGACAAGGTGATTGCGAAGAAAATGTGTTTACATCAATGTCACACGAAACAGATTTTAATCGGTGCCCTTTGAATGGACCCAGAGCGAGACATTTGAATTCATCTATTAAGAATGAGTTTGGACAACCATCAAATCCATTATCAGAAGATAATAACGATCAAAACCGTAGTAATAGTTCACAAACGTCTAAAAGTACGATTACTATTACAAGCAATTCAAATGATTCAGGAAGTAGTAGTAAACCTGATAAAAAATCTTGTGATAATGGCTTAGAATCCATTAAAGATAAACAAACATGTTCAAAGCACAAAGTTTGTTTGGAATCTAGTGGCCCATCACACAGTTACAATATAAATGCAGCATCAACGAGTGGAGCATCGTCAAGTAAAACCTTCGAAAATTTGCCAGATAATAGTTTTAGAGAAAATCGAAAAAGGCCATCAAGTTTGAAATTAAATAGATCTAATTTTGAAGGCGATGATAGTTCCAGTGATACTGGTAATGATGATTACTCCTTGGGTTCAGAAGATGgttgtatttatacatacagAGGTGGTGAGCATTTAGCAGATTTGCCTAGTTCATTTTTTAGCTTAGATATGGGTTTACCACTAGACAAACATCTACCAATGCTCCCTAATTACCCTGTTGCTCAACAAGCAGGACCTAATCCTAGGGAGCAGAATTCGCGAGCGTCAAGCCCTGATATGGATTTTCTAGAAATGGACTTTGATCCTGGGCCCTCATGCGAAGTGGACACTGGAGATGAGTCCACACCTGACACAGATCTAGAATGTTCTAACATACCAGAAGAGAATGAACCAGTTATAAGAGGGACCTCTCCCGAATATTTGCCTGGACCTGTACAACGCCATCCTGTTGAAGTACCTTCTAGCTCTGCTCAAGTGGTAGAACCACATTACTATAATGTGCCATCAACAAGTCGTGGGTTAGAAGTAGTGCAAGATGTGTCTGAGAATGCAAGCACTGCTCAAACATATGGCCCATATATAACCCATGTTAATGTGAGGGGAGAACAGTTCCTAGTCCGTAGGACAATGGCACATTGGCCTACAAGTCAAACCACCTCTCTGCATGTTTCGAGTGGTGATTTAATATCGCCCagggaaattttaaatt ATGAAGAGGAGCATGCAGAAGCACCATTTGCATATCAAATAAACCAGGGAGAGAGGCCCACCTTAGATTCATCAAATCTGTCATCAGCATTGTATCATCTCTCTATGGCTAAGAAATTGATGATAGAAAAAACCAAAACTGATATAGAAAACCATGAT cCGTTAATGGATAAGCCTGGAACATCGTCAGCCGATTGTGTGGGTTCTGTGGGGTGCATAGAGCCGCCTCGGTGCATGGTGTGGTCAGAGCGAGAGGCTTGTGAGAGACAAGTGACACAGATCGGCACGTCTGCTTGCGGTGCCACGGCTGTGGTTAATGTATTT ATTGCACTTGGAGTACCTGTTAATGTAGAAAGGATCAATTCATCGGTCGGCACAAGACTAAGAGCAAACAATGCACCATTACCAAG ATATTTATTATCACGTGCTGTGGCGGGTTGCACAGCTGCAGACTTAGTGACAGGTATACAAAGGGCATCGGATGGCCTTGTAACTGCTAGATTCTTCCCTACATACCCTGAGAGAGCTGTTTCTTTGTCTCATTGGTTAGCAGACTGGATATCACTTG GAGCCGTACCAATATTAACTCTCAACCTTCAAATGGGTTGCGAAGGTGAGATCCCAGATGCGTGGCATCATCAAATGGTGTTCGGAGTGTCTTCTCATGGTGTTTACTTAACAAACCCTGTTGAATGTGTACGGGAGACAGCACTATGGCCCCGATTGACATCACCATCAGTGTTGCTAGTGCGGACCAGAGATGTGTTAGCAAGGTTCACAGCTAACACCGATCTCACACCCTTAATGGTTGTACCTGATCGACGCTTCCACACGTTCAATGTCCTTG GTCAAGTAGTGAACGCGATCCGTGAGTGGCGCGCCACGGGCTGGTCGGAGCACGGCACGCGCACGCGCCACGTGCGGCTGCCGGCCGCCTACCGCGCCGGCGTCACCGTGGCCGCGCTCACCGGCTCCGAGGCGCACCGCCGCCTCGTGCACGCGCCGCCGCTGCCCGCGCTGCGCCCCGCCCCGCCCGGCGCCG ATGAGCCGTGA
- the LOC123661878 gene encoding ras-related protein Rab-2A: MAYAYLFKYIIIGDTGVGKSCLLLQFTDKRFQPVHDLTIGVEFGARMITIDGKQIKLQIWDTAGQEAFRSITRSYYRGAAGALLVYDITRRDTFNHLTTWLEDARQHSNSNMVIMLIGNKSDLESRREVKKEEGEAFAREHGLVFMETSAKTAANVEEAFINTAKEIYEKIQEGVFDINNEANGIKIGPQHSNAGAGGAGGAGAGGAPPGGCC, from the exons ATGGCATACGCctacttatttaaatacatcATCATTGGCGACACAG GTGTGGGAAAATCATGCCTACTGCTACAGTTCACAGACAAAAGGTTCCAGCCAGTACATGACCTAACTATTGGTGTTGAATTTGGAGCCCGTATGATCACTATTGATGGGAAGCAGATTAAGTTACAGATATGGGACACTGCTGGACAGGAGGCGTTTAG GTCAATCACTCGATCATACTACAGAGGCGCTGCGGGTGCATTGCTAGTATATGACATTACCAGACGAGATACATTCAACCATCTGACAACTTGGCTTGAAGATGCTCGCCAGCATTCCAATTCAAATATGGTTATCATGCTTATTGGTAACAAgag TGACCTAGAATCCCGACGTGAAGTAAAGAAGGAAGAAGGGGAAGCATTTGCTCGTGAACACGGTTTGGTGTTTATGGAAACTTCTGCGAAAACTGCTGCCAATGTTGAAGAGGCCTTTATCAACACTGCTAAGGAAATCTACGAAAAGATTCAGGAGGGAGTTTTTGATATCAACAATGAG GCGAACGGCATCAAGATCGGTCCGCAGCACTCGAACGCGGgcgcgggcggggcgggcggcgcgggggcgggcggcgcgccgCCGGGCGGCTGCTGTTAG